The following are encoded together in the Ranitomeya imitator isolate aRanImi1 chromosome 4, aRanImi1.pri, whole genome shotgun sequence genome:
- the EFCAB10 gene encoding EF-hand calcium-binding domain-containing protein 10, translated as MAAGRVLEAEDYLRENKIMELVNNLTGLLLYHRPERPREFLITQLEKLQLARLADVEYPCLFDESNMDAVFGILDPSGQGYITGTQYTEALKTLGVEVSNLPAPPEKITQEVFKHDMRIHLKKSSATFKT; from the exons ATGGCCGCAGGTCGGGTGCTGGAAGCGGAAGATTATCTCCGGGAAAACAAGATCATGGAGTTAGTGAATAACCTAACTGGTCTCCTCCTCTACCACAGGCCGG AAAGACCTCGAGAATTTCTTATCACTCAGCTAGAGAAGCTGCAGCTCGCCAGGCTGGCCGACGTGGAATATCCGTGCCTGTTCGACGAGTCTAATATGGACGCCGTGTTTGGGATTCTGGACCCTTCTGGCCAAGGGTACATAACTGGCACTCAGTACACTGAGG CTTTAAAAACGCTTGGTGTAGAAGTGAGCAACTTACCTGCTCCTCCTGAGAAAATAACACAGGAAGTCTTCAAACATGATAT GAGGATTCATCTGAAAAAGTCTTCTGCAACATTTAAGACGTAG